The region ATTCTTCCATTTCGCTTTATAAGCTTCTAATGATTTGAGAGCGGTTTTCGGGTGTTCCATTCTGTCCAGAACTCGTATTGCTTTTTTTCTGGCGAGATTGCTGTGGATGTTTTCTGGATCGATCCAATTCACGGTGAAATCAAGATTGGAATTCGCTATCAGATTCATGTGGGAAGTAAATTCCTGCTTGATAAACAAGCTGCCCTGGGATGCCACTTTTAAGATACTCTCGATCAACTGAAGTTTGAGAACCGGTTCCATCTCGGTATTATCAAACAGCAATACCAGGATCTCGATGAAAGTCGTCTCCCATCCTTTTCGATCAAGTTCGGACATCAGATCCTGTGCTGACGAGCTGAATACTGCCTGTGGCGCAGCATAATTAACTTTTTCACTTTGGGGGGGATATTCGATATTTTCTTTTTCAATACGTTCGACACCACCAATTTTGACTAAGTCGAACCCTTCCAGATAATTAACCACAAGCACCGAGCCACTTGATCTGGGTGGTTCCTTGCAATAGTACCTTTTGCCATCGATTGTTCTGATCATCAGCAGGTTGGCAACAGTTTCATTGTTGAAAACATTATTTAACTGATTTTGTAACTTCTCGCCGCTTTCAGAAATGCGATTATTTACGGAGTGCAGCATGTCGACCAATGGTTGAATGCTTTCTGCAGTTGGAAAGCTTTTATATTCTTCCTGTGCTTTTCTGGCTTCGCTTTCCCAGACCTTTGATTCATCTGCGGAGAGTGTCCCGAAATCAGTTCGTGTGCTGCGATCGATAAACTGATTCCAGGCATTGACCCCAACCCAGACTGAAAACTCGTCCTCGAGGACCTGCTGAAGGGCTTTCCCGCGAGCCGTTTGCCGAGCATGAGAATACTTCTCCAAGGCTGACTTGTACCTGTTGCGATCTCCGATCGCATCTGTAATCTGCGACAGAGCCCGGTTCTCCCGCTGTTTTTCCAGCGTGGTAGTAACCATGGAATTCAGGGAGTTGATCAACGGAGGTACCAGGACCGCGTATTCCGCACTCACACGGGGGCGGTCATTGAGCTCGTTTGCCTGTTTTAAAAGATTTTGCAGTTGAGTGAGATTTTCCTGGTCAGCATCAGCCATGCTTGATTTTAAATTGTCTAAATCTGCCCTGAAGCGACTATCTACCTCTTCCTGCATTCCGGACTGTTTTTCATTCACCTTACGCGTCAATTCAAGAATCTGACCATACTCTGCATCGGTGATGGCGACTTCTTTCGCTTCTTCCAGGCGTTTCAGGGCGGCGGGCATATTCTCCCAACTGGCGTTCAGGACACCCCGGGCGCGAGCGTCATCAAGGATATTTTGAAATTTAACTTGCCGGCCGCTCTCTGCTTCAATCGCAAGCTTCATCTCTGCCTTGAGTTTCCTGATATCAGGACTCTCCGCAACTCTCTGATTCTCTGATTCCAGTTGTTCGAAGTAATTGGATACTTCTTTGAAATTTCCCTTCTCCCTGGCAGACTCAATCAATTCGGTGGCAGCAGCCACTGATGTGGCCAGTTCTTTGTTGTGGATCTGTCTGACGATCAGGTAGGATATCCCGGCGCCGATCAATAAGACTCCCATGGCAACACAGGAAATGATTAACCGCCCTTTCCGCCGAGCTGCGAGTTCCTGGTATTCGAGGCGTTCTGAAAGTCGCCGATGTAGTACGTCCGGAAGCGCTCGATCATTTTTGACAGCCTGATAATAAAGTCGTTCCAGTTCTTCTTTGGGGAGCTCAGAATCTAAAGCCTGTTCCAGCTGCGAAAGTGCTGTCTGATAGTCTCGCTCCTCTTGCTCCTGCTGATCTTCCCGATCCAGCCATTCCAGAGCTGGCCCTGCCAGTTCCCATAACTGGTCGTCGTCTGAGAGATTGGCAATCGGAACCAGAGCATTCCAGCGCTGACGCAAACTGCGCGCGGTCTGAAGATTAAAATCGCTGAAAGCCGTCGTCAGGCCTTCTTCGATTGCTGTCATTTCTTTGCGTGCCTCTTTGGCGCGCAGCTGCGCATGGGCGGCGGATACCTTTGAAATCAGTTTTTTCGGAGGTCTTTCCAGCCAGTTGGGATCGAGCAGTTCCTGTTCCAGCTGAGCCAGCTGTTTTGAGTCCAATTGTTTTACTGCCGTATTCGCTTCATCTTTAAGCTGATTCTGACGCGCGCGTTCGAAAACGTGCAGATCGTCTTCCCAGATCGGGTTGGTCTGGTCAGCCTCTGCCAGCCGGCGCAGAATCCCAATGCGGGTTTTTAAGGGACTGCGTGCCAGGGCATGTAATCGATTTAAACGCATCAGACCATTTAACGGCTGCTCTTCTGAATACGCCTCGTTAAGATCAGCTGCGATATCAAGTTGTAATTCCGGAGGAGCCGGCAGATCGAATTGGGAGATATAATCGACCCAGACCTCACGCCCGGGGAAATCCAGAATCGCGACGATATCCAGCAGATTCGGGACGATTTCACACTTTCCCAGCGCCTCAGTCCGTAATCCCTGGTGTAGAAGGTTTTCACATTCCCGCAGCCGTGCATTGGTCTCTTCAACCGCGCTGACGAATCGTCCCTCTAGGGACTCCAGTTCTTCCTGTTCCGCATCAATGTCAGAAGACAGGATCGACTGGATCTCTTCAATAATACTTTGCTGCTCTCTCATTACTTTAAGTCCCTGACGGAATCTTTATATCGACTCAGGTGTTGTAACTAGTTCCTTCCGAAACCCAGACCCTGGTCGGCTGGGTGTCAAAAGCATTCGTCAATAATAGAAGCTAATGCTGATGACTACTGGGGCTGGTTGTGACTATTACAACCTTCTTGTCTTTGATTCTTATAAAGAGCTCGTAATCGATCGTAACCTGCCGCTCGAGTTGGTCGAAGAGCTCCAGTACTTTGTTGCATAGCAATTCGTTATTAGAGAAAAATGAAATTTTATCCTGAAGCCTCATTTTGGTCATATTCATATTAGTTAGTATGCTCGCTTGATTTTTCAGAAACTCCTCGCCTGCCTGAATCGAGGGGATTTTATAATGCTTGAGTAAATATTGAACTCTTTGATTTTGTTGTGCATTACCTTTAGGAAGGTTTGGGTCGGCTTTAATATTTTTGAGATTCTCCTTAATAGCCTTCACTATATTTTCTTGCTCAATAATTTTCTTTTCATGATTTGACAAATCAGACTTTGTCTTATTGATTAAACTTTTGCATTCTTTTTTCAGGTTATTATTGATATCCGGAATAGATGTTTTTGCATTCCAAGGAATTTTTTCCATTCCCTTAAGTTTTTTTCCAATAGCTTCTGCCTCAATAGTTATTCCACTTTCTACACTTCTCTCCAATCTTTTAAAGCTAATAATTAGGTCAAGGAGCTTTTCTGTATCGTCTTCACTTATAGGGTTGAAAATACTGATCCTGTATTCGCTATTATGTTTAATAGTATTTTGCGTAGGAATTTTGAATTTGCTGAACCCTTTCAAGCGTTCTTTTGAAAGACCCTTAGCAAATAAATCGAGCTGTATATTACCTATAGGAGGGAGTGGACCAGCTTCCGACGGAAATTGGACTTCTGTTAATTTTCGGGGAGAGGCAAAACTGAGTTGGATCGGTTTTGTTATGACTGGTTTAGAGAGTTGGCAATATACTGTTTCACTATCAACTGTGATTTTCAATAGGCAATATTTCAGGCTGTACCCTAATTCTGGAGGTTTTTCATCCCAACCGAACGTTAATGAATTTTCAACTAACTGAAATTTACCCACAACGCTTTCACCAAATCCATTCTTGATCTTTTTAATTACAGCCCATTGATTTGGTTTATCCGAAACTGGTTTCACTAAAAAATGGCTACCATTTCCAAGTACGATCTCACTCCCCAGAATTGAAAGCTCACACTTTTTTACATCTTCTACATATATTTTTGTCAGTTCACTTTGATTGTTAGCACCGATGTTTTTTGCAAGTGACGGCAAAGGAAGCACCCCGTGGTGTTTTATACGAACATCATCCAGCGGTCTTTTCTTTGGTGGTGTTTTTTTCTTCTTTGGCTTTGGTTCAGGCGTCATCTTGGTCTGAGTAACCGAAACAAGCTCTTCGGGATCTTCATTCGGTGTCAATGGTGGGGCAGACTTCTGAGCCTGCTTCACTCTGGCTTGCTGAATCTTCTCAAGATCTTCTTTATTCTTCTTCCTTGGTGGTGGCGTTTGTGTTTTGGCAACTTTTTTTGAGACATTGTTCTGCCCCGGCATCATCAGGTAGCCAATCCCCGCACTTAAAAGTAGGAGCAGTATGACTGCCGCCCCCATGAGTAGTTTCCGGCTGTTTTTCTTTGGTTTGCGGAAATGTTTCTCCAACGGGGGAGGGCCGGGAGTTCTCCGCGTTTTCTCAAGGGGAGGAGGCACCGGTGGAGTCGACTCGGGGATATCGGGAAACTCTGCAGTCGAATCATGTTGTACAGCTTCTTGAGGTGGAATCAGTGGTGCTTCACGAAATGAGACGACCGGTTCTATCTTCTGCTGTTGAGGAAGATGCCCTGTCCTTGCGGCTTCGACCAGTGGTCCTTCCGGAGCGGTTCCCAGATCAGCACAGAGGTCAATTAAATGCATCCGCGGATTACGCCTGGCAGCGTCTGCTTCGGGAGTACCATCCAGCACAAAACGCCACTGACAATCCACGCCCGCGGGCAGCTTTGTAAAATAGGTGCTGAAGGTGACATCCCAGCGTTTCTTTTCCGGCAACAGCTGTAAGGCTTCGGCCACCAGAGCCAGCATGCTGCTGCCGGCTTCGACGGGAAAGATAATTGTCTGTGTCTGATTTTTGCCTTCTAAAGCGGATTGTGCCAGCACACCTGCCCAGCCCGCATCGCACCAGCGCGACCAGCTGGTACACTGGGTTAGCGGAGGATGGTCGCTGCTTAAATGGTGGCAGTTCATCTCAGTATAACGAGTCTGAGAGTCCCATTCTTCGACACAGAACCCAGGCTTCTGCAACTGGTAAGCAGGGCCTGCGGGGGGACGTTCAGAACGCGTCAAAGCCACATGGTGGGCCAGCTTGTTGGTACGCCCTGTATAGTCCTGGCCAGCATCGCAGATACGGGATAAAACGGAATACTCCTGACCGCCGACCGTGACCTTCAGGTGGGAGTAGTTAACCGGATTCAGATGCGAGTTTTCGTCATGTACCGCAAATGCGTGGCGGTAGCCGCTCAGGGATTCCAGGCGTTCGGCCAGATTCCGGGCCATTCCCTGGGTGGCGATCACGGTACAGAAACCACGGCTGCCAGGCTTCAAGCCTTGAGGGGCGGAGGTGTAGACGATCTCCTGACTCATGTTAGCGAATCCCTGAATAAACGCGGCTATGAAGGTGAGGAAGAGTGGTCCTTATCGGACGTCTTTTGCATGGTTGACGACGATACTTTCTTTTTTTGTTCCCCATTTTTAACCGTGGCTATCAGGCCAGGTACAGAGCGGTGGAGGGCATAGAGCATGGGAATTTCAATCCACATCGATTTGATATCCCTGGGACGAATACCCAAATAGCCTGATTCTTCAATCAGTTCTGGAGCTTGTCCTTGAGCGCTTGCCGGAATGTAGATTACATCTGACGAAAAGCCTTCTACAGCAGAGACCATTTCTGGAGCATACTTTGATACAATTTCTCGTACCTGCCTTGAAATATTGCGCAACTGCTTTAGATTCAGCCCCTGATAAGCAGACTGCGTGGCACTGGTTACCCACTCTTCCTTCAAAGGCTTCCCACTGGCCAATGAGCACCAGGCATCATATTTTGTGACCACAACTACCAGGGGACGATCATCCTTTTCATGCGCCGGCAACCCCTTATAGTTTCGGATCCGGTTTGCCGCTTCCTGGAAGATCAGGTCCTGACGATTACTCCAGACATTCTTCAAAATCTGTGGATCCTGGCTTTGATCTTTACAGGCATTTCGGAACTTGGGGTGCTGTGTCGGATCAAACAAAAAGAGAAGAACTCGCGATACCGCCAGATGCTGAACCGGTCTGTTTGCATTTTCATTTCCCGGAAGAAAATGTTCGCCCGCATTGTCATACAGGCATAAGGCACGTGCGAGTCGTCTGCTGTGGGCACCATACTGGTGTCCCGCTTCTGGCTGGATGGGAAATACAAATGGTTTCGGATATTGCACAGTTCTCCCAGATCCATAATTGACT is a window of Gimesia chilikensis DNA encoding:
- a CDS encoding GAP1-N2 domain-containing protein, translated to MSQEIVYTSAPQGLKPGSRGFCTVIATQGMARNLAERLESLSGYRHAFAVHDENSHLNPVNYSHLKVTVGGQEYSVLSRICDAGQDYTGRTNKLAHHVALTRSERPPAGPAYQLQKPGFCVEEWDSQTRYTEMNCHHLSSDHPPLTQCTSWSRWCDAGWAGVLAQSALEGKNQTQTIIFPVEAGSSMLALVAEALQLLPEKKRWDVTFSTYFTKLPAGVDCQWRFVLDGTPEADAARRNPRMHLIDLCADLGTAPEGPLVEAARTGHLPQQQKIEPVVSFREAPLIPPQEAVQHDSTAEFPDIPESTPPVPPPLEKTRRTPGPPPLEKHFRKPKKNSRKLLMGAAVILLLLLSAGIGYLMMPGQNNVSKKVAKTQTPPPRKKNKEDLEKIQQARVKQAQKSAPPLTPNEDPEELVSVTQTKMTPEPKPKKKKTPPKKRPLDDVRIKHHGVLPLPSLAKNIGANNQSELTKIYVEDVKKCELSILGSEIVLGNGSHFLVKPVSDKPNQWAVIKKIKNGFGESVVGKFQLVENSLTFGWDEKPPELGYSLKYCLLKITVDSETVYCQLSKPVITKPIQLSFASPRKLTEVQFPSEAGPLPPIGNIQLDLFAKGLSKERLKGFSKFKIPTQNTIKHNSEYRISIFNPISEDDTEKLLDLIISFKRLERSVESGITIEAEAIGKKLKGMEKIPWNAKTSIPDINNNLKKECKSLINKTKSDLSNHEKKIIEQENIVKAIKENLKNIKADPNLPKGNAQQNQRVQYLLKHYKIPSIQAGEEFLKNQASILTNMNMTKMRLQDKISFFSNNELLCNKVLELFDQLERQVTIDYELFIRIKDKKVVIVTTSPSSHQH